A genome region from Rattus norvegicus strain BN/NHsdMcwi chromosome 17, GRCr8, whole genome shotgun sequence includes the following:
- the Prpf18 gene encoding pre-mRNA-splicing factor 18 isoform X3, protein MDILKSEILRKRQLVEDRNLLVENKKYFKRSELAKKEEEAYFERCGYKPISEKPSGEVQPKEDDQKPLTSSNPVLELELAEEKLPMTLSRQEVIRRLRERGEPMRLFGETDYDAFQRLRKIEILTPEVNKGLRNDLKAALDKIDQQYLNEIVGGQEPGEEDTQNDLKVHEENTTIEELEALGESLGKGDDHKDMDIITKFLKFLLGVWAKELNSREDYVKRSVQGKLNSATQKQTESYLRPLFRKLRKRNLPADIKESITDIIKFMLQREYVKANDAYLQMAIGNAPWPIGVTMVGIHARTGREKIFSKHVAHVLNDETQRKYIQGLKRLMTICQKHFPTDPSKCVEYNAL, encoded by the exons ATGGACATCCTGAAGTCAGAGATTCTGCGGAAGCGGCAGCTGGTGGAGGACAGGAACCTGCTGGTG GAAAATAAAAAGTACTTCAAGCGGAGTGAACTtgcaaaaaaggaagaggaagcttATTTTGAAAGATGTGGCTACAAG CCTATAAGTGAGAAGCCTTCTGGAGAG GTACAGCCAAAAGAGGATGACCAGAAACCACTAACGTCATCAAATCCAGTGCTGGAACTTGAACTAGCAGAGGAAAAGCTTCCTATGACTCTTTCTAGGCAAGAG GTCATCagaagactgagagagagaggagagccaaTGAGGCTGTTTGGGGAAACTGACTATGATGCTTTCCAGCGTTTAAGAAAAATAGAGATTCTCACACCAGAAGTTAACAAG GGCTTAAGGAATGACCTAAAAGCGGCTCTGGACAAGATTGACCAGCAGTACTTGAATGAAATCGTGGGtggtcaggaacctggagaggAGGACACACAGAATGATCTGAAGGTTCACGAGGAAAACACCACCATTGAGGAGTTAGAG GCACTGGGGGAGTCCTTAGGGAAAGGTGACGATCACAAGGACATGGACATCATCACCAAGTTCCTGAAG TTTCTTCTTGGTGTTTGGGCTAAAGAATTGAATTCCAGAGAGGATTACGTGAAACGCAGCGTGCAGGGCAAACTGAACAGTGCTACCCAGAAGCAGACCGAGTCCTACCTCAGACCACTTTTCAGAAAGCTCCGGAAAAGG aatcttCCTGCTGATATTAAAGAATCAATAACAGATATTATTAAGTTCATGCTACAGAGAGAGTACGTGAAG GCGAATGACGCTTACCTTCAGATGGCCATTGGCAATGCTCCCTGGCCTATTGGTGTCACTATGGTCGGCATCCACGCCAGAACTGGCAGGGAAAAGATTTTTTCCAAGCATGTTGCCCATGTCTTAAATGATGAAACCCAACGAAAATACATTCAG
- the Prpf18 gene encoding pre-mRNA-splicing factor 18 isoform X7, whose product MDILKSEILRKRQLVEDRNLLVENKKYFKRSELAKKEEEAYFERCGYKPISEKPSGEVQPKEDDQKPLTSSNPVLELELAEEKLPMTLSRQEVIRRLRERGEPMRLFGETDYDAFQRLRKIEILTPEVNKFGQALDRTRIVWHGFGRGRLRQVHVAQAALELNHLVLFPLPSTAVATGLKE is encoded by the exons ATGGACATCCTGAAGTCAGAGATTCTGCGGAAGCGGCAGCTGGTGGAGGACAGGAACCTGCTGGTG GAAAATAAAAAGTACTTCAAGCGGAGTGAACTtgcaaaaaaggaagaggaagcttATTTTGAAAGATGTGGCTACAAG CCTATAAGTGAGAAGCCTTCTGGAGAG GTACAGCCAAAAGAGGATGACCAGAAACCACTAACGTCATCAAATCCAGTGCTGGAACTTGAACTAGCAGAGGAAAAGCTTCCTATGACTCTTTCTAGGCAAGAG GTCATCagaagactgagagagagaggagagccaaTGAGGCTGTTTGGGGAAACTGACTATGATGCTTTCCAGCGTTTAAGAAAAATAGAGATTCTCACACCAGAAGTTAACAAG TTTGGACAAGCCCTTGACAGGACACGCATTGTTTGGCATGGATTTGGGAGAGGAAGGTTGAGACAagttcatgtagcccaggctgctctaGAACTGAACCACCTGGTCCTCTTCCCTCTACCTTCAACTGCTGTGGCTACAG GGCTTAAGGAATGA
- the Prpf18 gene encoding pre-mRNA-splicing factor 18 isoform X1 has protein sequence MDILKSEILRKRQLVEDRNLLVENKKYFKRSELAKKEEEAYFERCGYKPISEKPSGEVQPKEDDQKPLTSSNPVLELELAEEKLPMTLSRQEVIRRLRERGEPMRLFGETDYDAFQRLRKIEILTPEVNKGLRNDLKAALDKIDQQYLNEIVGGQEPGEEDTQNDLKVHEENTTIEELEALGESLGKGDDHKDMDIITKFLKFLLGVWAKELNSREDYVKRSVQGKLNSATQKQTESYLRPLFRKLRKRNLPADIKESITDIIKFMLQREYVKANDAYLQMAIGNAPWPIGVTMVGIHARTGREKIFSKHVAHVLNDETQRKYIQVFFFVNQHCVKLSTELLCRLSCNLAAAQVGVGRALH, from the exons ATGGACATCCTGAAGTCAGAGATTCTGCGGAAGCGGCAGCTGGTGGAGGACAGGAACCTGCTGGTG GAAAATAAAAAGTACTTCAAGCGGAGTGAACTtgcaaaaaaggaagaggaagcttATTTTGAAAGATGTGGCTACAAG CCTATAAGTGAGAAGCCTTCTGGAGAG GTACAGCCAAAAGAGGATGACCAGAAACCACTAACGTCATCAAATCCAGTGCTGGAACTTGAACTAGCAGAGGAAAAGCTTCCTATGACTCTTTCTAGGCAAGAG GTCATCagaagactgagagagagaggagagccaaTGAGGCTGTTTGGGGAAACTGACTATGATGCTTTCCAGCGTTTAAGAAAAATAGAGATTCTCACACCAGAAGTTAACAAG GGCTTAAGGAATGACCTAAAAGCGGCTCTGGACAAGATTGACCAGCAGTACTTGAATGAAATCGTGGGtggtcaggaacctggagaggAGGACACACAGAATGATCTGAAGGTTCACGAGGAAAACACCACCATTGAGGAGTTAGAG GCACTGGGGGAGTCCTTAGGGAAAGGTGACGATCACAAGGACATGGACATCATCACCAAGTTCCTGAAG TTTCTTCTTGGTGTTTGGGCTAAAGAATTGAATTCCAGAGAGGATTACGTGAAACGCAGCGTGCAGGGCAAACTGAACAGTGCTACCCAGAAGCAGACCGAGTCCTACCTCAGACCACTTTTCAGAAAGCTCCGGAAAAGG aatcttCCTGCTGATATTAAAGAATCAATAACAGATATTATTAAGTTCATGCTACAGAGAGAGTACGTGAAG GCGAATGACGCTTACCTTCAGATGGCCATTGGCAATGCTCCCTGGCCTATTGGTGTCACTATGGTCGGCATCCACGCCAGAACTGGCAGGGAAAAGATTTTTTCCAAGCATGTTGCCCATGTCTTAAATGATGAAACCCAACGAAAATACATTCAG
- the Prpf18 gene encoding pre-mRNA-splicing factor 18 isoform X5 → MDILKSEILRKRQLVEDRNLLVENKKYFKRSELAKKEEEAYFERCGYKPISEKPSGEVQPKEDDQKPLTSSNPVLELELAEEKLPMTLSRQEVIRRLRERGEPMRLFGETDYDAFQRLRKIEILTPEVNKGLRNDLKAALDKIDQQYLNEIVGGQEPGEEDTQNDLKVHEENTTIEELEALGESLGKGDDHKDMDIITKFLKFLLGVWAKELNSREDYVKRSVQGKLNSATQKQTESYLRPLFRKLRKRNLPADIKESITDIIKFMLQREYVKANDAYLQMAIGNAPWPIGVTMVGIHARTGREKIFSKHVAHVLNDETQRKYIQKATV, encoded by the exons ATGGACATCCTGAAGTCAGAGATTCTGCGGAAGCGGCAGCTGGTGGAGGACAGGAACCTGCTGGTG GAAAATAAAAAGTACTTCAAGCGGAGTGAACTtgcaaaaaaggaagaggaagcttATTTTGAAAGATGTGGCTACAAG CCTATAAGTGAGAAGCCTTCTGGAGAG GTACAGCCAAAAGAGGATGACCAGAAACCACTAACGTCATCAAATCCAGTGCTGGAACTTGAACTAGCAGAGGAAAAGCTTCCTATGACTCTTTCTAGGCAAGAG GTCATCagaagactgagagagagaggagagccaaTGAGGCTGTTTGGGGAAACTGACTATGATGCTTTCCAGCGTTTAAGAAAAATAGAGATTCTCACACCAGAAGTTAACAAG GGCTTAAGGAATGACCTAAAAGCGGCTCTGGACAAGATTGACCAGCAGTACTTGAATGAAATCGTGGGtggtcaggaacctggagaggAGGACACACAGAATGATCTGAAGGTTCACGAGGAAAACACCACCATTGAGGAGTTAGAG GCACTGGGGGAGTCCTTAGGGAAAGGTGACGATCACAAGGACATGGACATCATCACCAAGTTCCTGAAG TTTCTTCTTGGTGTTTGGGCTAAAGAATTGAATTCCAGAGAGGATTACGTGAAACGCAGCGTGCAGGGCAAACTGAACAGTGCTACCCAGAAGCAGACCGAGTCCTACCTCAGACCACTTTTCAGAAAGCTCCGGAAAAGG aatcttCCTGCTGATATTAAAGAATCAATAACAGATATTATTAAGTTCATGCTACAGAGAGAGTACGTGAAG GCGAATGACGCTTACCTTCAGATGGCCATTGGCAATGCTCCCTGGCCTATTGGTGTCACTATGGTCGGCATCCACGCCAGAACTGGCAGGGAAAAGATTTTTTCCAAGCATGTTGCCCATGTCTTAAATGATGAAACCCAACGAAAATACATTCAG AAAGCTACAGTCTAA
- the Prpf18 gene encoding pre-mRNA-splicing factor 18 has translation MDILKSEILRKRQLVEDRNLLVENKKYFKRSELAKKEEEAYFERCGYKVQPKEDDQKPLTSSNPVLELELAEEKLPMTLSRQEVIRRLRERGEPMRLFGETDYDAFQRLRKIEILTPEVNKGLRNDLKAALDKIDQQYLNEIVGGQEPGEEDTQNDLKVHEENTTIEELEALGESLGKGDDHKDMDIITKFLKFLLGVWAKELNSREDYVKRSVQGKLNSATQKQTESYLRPLFRKLRKRNLPADIKESITDIIKFMLQREYVKANDAYLQMAIGNAPWPIGVTMVGIHARTGREKIFSKHVAHVLNDETQRKYIQGLKRLMTICQKHFPTDPSKCVEYNAL, from the exons ATGGACATCCTGAAGTCAGAGATTCTGCGGAAGCGGCAGCTGGTGGAGGACAGGAACCTGCTGGTG GAAAATAAAAAGTACTTCAAGCGGAGTGAACTtgcaaaaaaggaagaggaagcttATTTTGAAAGATGTGGCTACAAG GTACAGCCAAAAGAGGATGACCAGAAACCACTAACGTCATCAAATCCAGTGCTGGAACTTGAACTAGCAGAGGAAAAGCTTCCTATGACTCTTTCTAGGCAAGAG GTCATCagaagactgagagagagaggagagccaaTGAGGCTGTTTGGGGAAACTGACTATGATGCTTTCCAGCGTTTAAGAAAAATAGAGATTCTCACACCAGAAGTTAACAAG GGCTTAAGGAATGACCTAAAAGCGGCTCTGGACAAGATTGACCAGCAGTACTTGAATGAAATCGTGGGtggtcaggaacctggagaggAGGACACACAGAATGATCTGAAGGTTCACGAGGAAAACACCACCATTGAGGAGTTAGAG GCACTGGGGGAGTCCTTAGGGAAAGGTGACGATCACAAGGACATGGACATCATCACCAAGTTCCTGAAG TTTCTTCTTGGTGTTTGGGCTAAAGAATTGAATTCCAGAGAGGATTACGTGAAACGCAGCGTGCAGGGCAAACTGAACAGTGCTACCCAGAAGCAGACCGAGTCCTACCTCAGACCACTTTTCAGAAAGCTCCGGAAAAGG aatcttCCTGCTGATATTAAAGAATCAATAACAGATATTATTAAGTTCATGCTACAGAGAGAGTACGTGAAG GCGAATGACGCTTACCTTCAGATGGCCATTGGCAATGCTCCCTGGCCTATTGGTGTCACTATGGTCGGCATCCACGCCAGAACTGGCAGGGAAAAGATTTTTTCCAAGCATGTTGCCCATGTCTTAAATGATGAAACCCAACGAAAATACATTCAG